A window of Candidatus Neomarinimicrobiota bacterium contains these coding sequences:
- the cas1b gene encoding type I-B CRISPR-associated endonuclease Cas1: MKRTIYIFSDGEIKRKGNTLYFENESGKKYIPVENCNEILIFGEVSFNKKLLEFLSQHEIILHYFSHYGYYMGSFYPREHYNSGYMIIKQAEHYLDKNKRFNLAKKFVHGAIENMLKVLQYYNRRGKNLESNITSIEDLKGNINEIKTDEEQDPIFQLMAVEGNIREIYYKSFNKIIENNDFKFETRSRRPPKSRINALISFSNSLVYTVVLSEIYKTHLDPRVGYLHSSNFRRFSLNLDIAEVFKPIIGDRTIFSLINRRVLNHNMFLSELSNEKVGGIVLNDKGRRVFVEEFDNRMKNTIKHKTLKRNVSYRQLILLEAYKIQKHLMGEKEYEPFVAQW, encoded by the coding sequence ATGAAACGCACTATTTATATATTTTCCGATGGAGAAATTAAGCGAAAGGGGAATACTTTATATTTTGAAAATGAAAGTGGTAAAAAATATATCCCTGTCGAAAATTGTAATGAGATATTAATATTTGGAGAAGTATCTTTTAATAAAAAACTTTTAGAATTTTTATCTCAGCATGAGATAATTCTGCATTATTTCAGCCATTATGGATATTATATGGGTTCTTTTTATCCAAGGGAACATTATAATTCAGGGTATATGATAATAAAACAGGCTGAACATTATCTTGATAAAAACAAGAGATTTAATCTCGCAAAAAAATTTGTACATGGCGCAATAGAAAATATGCTTAAAGTACTGCAGTATTACAATAGAAGGGGTAAAAATCTTGAATCGAATATCACGTCAATAGAGGATCTAAAAGGAAATATAAATGAAATTAAAACAGATGAGGAACAAGATCCAATATTTCAACTTATGGCTGTTGAAGGGAATATAAGGGAAATATATTATAAATCTTTTAATAAAATAATTGAAAATAATGATTTTAAGTTTGAAACTCGTTCAAGGAGACCACCCAAATCCAGAATAAATGCTTTAATCAGTTTTAGTAATTCATTGGTATATACTGTCGTTCTTTCTGAAATTTATAAAACCCATCTTGATCCCAGAGTAGGTTATCTTCATAGTAGTAATTTTAGAAGATTTTCTTTAAATCTTGATATAGCTGAAGTTTTTAAACCAATAATTGGGGATAGAACCATATTTTCTCTTATCAACAGGAGAGTACTAAATCATAATATGTTTTTAAGTGAGTTAAGTAACGAAAAAGTTGGAGGGATTGTCTTAAATGATAAAGGAAGAAGAGTATTTGTTGAGGAATTTGATAATAGAATGAAAAATACAATAAAACATAAAACACTGAAAAGAAATGTATCATACCGACAGCTGATATTGCTTGAGGCTTATAAAATTCAAAAACATCTGATGGGAGAAAAAGAATATGAGCCTTTTGTAGCTCAGTGGTAA
- the cas2 gene encoding CRISPR-associated endonuclease Cas2, which yields MYVILVYDVGEKRVAKTLKTCRKYLHWVQNSVFEGEITNANLVRLKGELKRIIKKEEDSVVIYQFRTLNYSTREILGQEKGGEKYIL from the coding sequence TTGTATGTAATACTTGTTTATGATGTTGGAGAAAAAAGGGTAGCAAAAACCTTAAAGACATGCAGGAAATACCTACATTGGGTTCAAAATTCTGTATTTGAAGGAGAGATAACGAATGCCAATCTTGTCCGATTAAAGGGGGAATTAAAAAGAATTATAAAAAAAGAAGAAGATTCGGTTGTGATATATCAATTTAGGACTTTAAACTATAGTACGCGCGAGATACTAGGACAGGAGAAGGGTGGAGAAAAATATATATTATAA
- the cas4 gene encoding CRISPR-associated protein Cas4, with protein sequence MTFQSTIYATLIWYYYICPREVWLMSRQLTPSQDNPFIDIGRYISEEAYKRERKEIRIENIVIDLLRKEGDNVVICEVKKSSRFEKSAKMQLAYYLLRLKKLGISATGELLFPKEKKKVSVTLTKEIEEELISAQRQIKSIIQMELPPPVRRIKFCSKCGYREFCWS encoded by the coding sequence ATGACATTTCAATCTACTATTTATGCTACCCTCATCTGGTATTATTACATCTGTCCACGTGAGGTTTGGCTTATGTCCAGACAGCTTACGCCTTCGCAGGATAATCCCTTTATTGACATTGGAAGATATATTTCAGAGGAAGCATATAAAAGAGAAAGAAAAGAAATTCGTATTGAAAACATTGTAATAGACCTGCTAAGAAAAGAGGGGGATAATGTTGTAATCTGTGAAGTTAAGAAAAGTTCTCGTTTTGAAAAAAGTGCAAAGATGCAGCTTGCTTATTATCTCTTAAGATTAAAAAAACTTGGTATCTCTGCTACCGGGGAGCTTCTTTTTCCGAAAGAAAAGAAAAAGGTCTCTGTAACTCTAACAAAAGAGATTGAGGAAGAACTAATTTCTGCACAAAGACAGATAAAGTCAATCATTCAGATGGAATTGCCACCGCCAGTTCGGAGAATAAAATTTTGCTCAAAATGTGGTTATCGTGAGTTTTGCTGGTCATGA